The uncultured Desulfuromonas sp. genome has a segment encoding these proteins:
- a CDS encoding 50S ribosomal protein L11 methyltransferase yields the protein MGRVFSPFVIGRSFRILPQGHAAIEDGRINLWMAPGAFGSGEHETTASCLEILENLEGLKEATVLDLGSGTGILAIAALKLGARSAVCIDIDPAAVATCRLNSQLNGVEANIDHVCGILSDLPSATYDLVLANIYGDILLNVAEELSQRAHAEAPLLLSGILYEYNFDVRRRYQQCGCHVVKNLMLDEFSTVLLKKER from the coding sequence GTGGGACGTGTTTTTTCCCCTTTTGTCATCGGACGCTCATTTCGCATCCTACCCCAGGGTCACGCTGCCATTGAGGACGGGCGCATCAACTTATGGATGGCACCCGGCGCATTCGGCTCAGGTGAACACGAAACCACGGCCAGTTGTCTGGAAATTCTTGAAAACCTCGAAGGACTCAAAGAGGCAACAGTACTTGACCTGGGCAGCGGAACCGGCATTCTGGCCATTGCGGCATTGAAATTAGGCGCACGCTCAGCGGTGTGTATCGATATTGATCCGGCGGCGGTAGCCACCTGTCGTCTCAACAGTCAACTAAATGGCGTTGAGGCGAACATTGACCATGTCTGCGGAATCCTCAGCGATCTTCCCTCGGCGACCTACGATTTGGTTCTCGCCAATATTTACGGTGATATTCTTCTCAATGTGGCCGAAGAACTTTCGCAAAGAGCCCACGCTGAAGCCCCCCTGCTGCTTTCTGGAATTCTTTACGAATATAATTTTGATGTCCGTCGCCGTTACCAGCAGTGTGGCTGCCATGTCGTCAAAAATCTCATGCTTGACGAATTCAGCACCGTCTTACTGAAAAAAGAACGCTAG
- a CDS encoding Fur family transcriptional regulator: MAKVKELFRDYLAKHGLKVTRQREIILEGFMSSPSHLSAEELYLRLRKDHPNIGYATVYRTMKLLADSGIASERHFGDRQTRYEPNTSEDHHYHLICNSCGRIIEFEDSKIEALLQQTAAEHQFTLSHQRLELYGLCPSCQGD, encoded by the coding sequence ATGGCAAAAGTCAAAGAACTTTTTCGTGATTATCTGGCCAAGCACGGATTGAAAGTCACACGGCAACGTGAAATTATTCTTGAGGGCTTTATGAGTTCGCCCTCGCATCTGTCCGCAGAGGAGTTGTATCTTCGTCTGCGCAAAGACCATCCCAATATTGGTTATGCGACTGTTTATCGGACCATGAAGCTTCTGGCGGATAGTGGTATTGCCAGTGAGCGGCATTTTGGTGACCGTCAGACTCGTTACGAGCCTAACACCAGTGAAGATCATCACTACCATCTGATCTGCAATTCATGTGGCCGTATCATCGAGTTTGAAGATTCGAAAATTGAAGCGCTGCTGCAGCAAACTGCCGCTGAGCACCAATTTACTTTGTCTCACCAACGTCTGGAACTCTACGGACTGTGTCCATCCTGCCAGGGCGACTAG
- a CDS encoding TlpA disulfide reductase family protein produces MAKWQSDDIFKRGGFVLLLLALVFVCACSSETPQSQNSSEREPMLAPDFELSSLHGETVRLSALRGKVVVLNFWATWCPPCREEVPSMQQLHEMMTGTEFVMLAVNIEQDGRQTVPVFLQKNPADFTILFDESGQVRKSYGVAKYPETFVIDPQGRIVEKVVGSINWSQPRVVEFMRGLLPRTSD; encoded by the coding sequence ATGGCGAAATGGCAATCTGACGATATATTCAAAAGAGGGGGCTTTGTGCTGTTACTGTTGGCTCTGGTGTTTGTTTGCGCCTGCAGCTCTGAAACTCCTCAGTCACAGAACAGCTCGGAACGCGAGCCGATGTTGGCACCTGATTTTGAATTGTCTTCATTGCACGGTGAAACAGTCCGGCTTTCAGCCTTGCGTGGCAAGGTGGTTGTCCTCAATTTCTGGGCGACCTGGTGCCCTCCCTGTCGGGAAGAGGTACCCTCCATGCAGCAATTGCATGAAATGATGACCGGGACCGAGTTTGTCATGTTGGCGGTAAATATTGAACAAGACGGTCGGCAGACAGTACCGGTTTTTCTCCAGAAAAACCCCGCCGATTTTACCATTTTGTTTGATGAATCCGGACAGGTCAGAAAATCCTATGGCGTTGCCAAGTATCCGGAGACCTTTGTTATTGACCCTCAGGGCAGGATTGTTGAGAAGGTTGTGGGTAGCATCAATTGGAGTCAGCCACGTGTTGTTGAATTTATGCGCGGTTTATTGCCCCGGACCTCTGACTGA
- the kdsA gene encoding 3-deoxy-8-phosphooctulonate synthase has product MVTEIKIGDVAFGDQHPFVLVSGPCVLEDLDTTLQIAEYLKKLTDQLGIGFVFKGSYDKANRTSVTSFRGPGLDAGLEMLAKVKSEFNVPVVSDVHDVTQVAAAAQVLDIIQIPAFLCRQTDLLVAAGNSGRVVNVKKGQFQAPWDMKHVVGKVASTGNEQILLTERGASFGYNNLVVDMRSLLIMRELGKPVIFDATHAVQLPGGADGASAGQREYVAALSRAAVAIGIDGLFWEVYPDPECARCDGPNSLYLKDLQPILESLLAIDAVVKN; this is encoded by the coding sequence ATGGTTACGGAAATAAAAATCGGCGATGTCGCTTTTGGCGACCAGCACCCCTTTGTCCTTGTATCGGGCCCCTGCGTCCTTGAAGATCTGGACACGACACTGCAGATTGCCGAATATCTCAAGAAACTGACGGATCAGTTGGGGATCGGCTTTGTCTTTAAGGGCTCCTATGATAAGGCCAATCGGACTTCGGTAACCTCTTTTCGCGGACCAGGCCTTGACGCCGGTCTGGAGATGCTCGCCAAGGTAAAGAGTGAATTCAACGTGCCGGTGGTTTCCGATGTCCACGATGTAACTCAGGTCGCTGCTGCGGCTCAGGTGTTGGATATTATCCAGATCCCGGCGTTTTTATGTCGTCAAACGGACTTGTTGGTCGCTGCCGGTAACAGTGGCCGGGTGGTCAATGTCAAAAAGGGACAATTTCAGGCACCTTGGGATATGAAGCATGTGGTCGGTAAAGTCGCGTCTACCGGTAACGAGCAGATTTTATTGACGGAGCGCGGTGCCAGCTTTGGTTACAATAATCTGGTGGTTGATATGCGCTCGCTGCTGATCATGCGTGAATTGGGCAAGCCGGTCATTTTTGATGCGACCCATGCGGTTCAACTCCCTGGTGGTGCGGATGGCGCCTCTGCCGGTCAGCGTGAGTATGTGGCTGCGCTTTCCCGGGCTGCCGTGGCCATCGGTATTGATGGTCTGTTCTGGGAGGTGTATCCCGATCCTGAATGCGCCCGTTGTGACGGACCGAACTCGCTGTACCTCAAAGATCTACAACCAATACTGGAGTCGCTGCTGGCCATAGATGCCGTAGTGAAAAATTGA
- a CDS encoding CTP synthase has translation MKTKFLFVTGGVVSSLGKGLAAASIGALMEARGLRISMQKLDPYINVDPGTMSPFQHGEVFVTDDGAETDLDLGHYERYTSARLSRKSNFTTGQVYDAVIRKERRGDYLGGTVQVIPHITNEIKSKIIENAQGVDLAIVEVGGTVGDIESLPFLEAIRQFRTDLGHENVLYVHLTLVPYLAAAGELKTKPTQHSVKELREIGIQPDILLCRCDREIPRDMKSKIALFCNVREDSVITARDVGSIYEVPVIYHEQGLDERVVDGLGIWTKAPDLAPWQNVVRRVKDPASQTTIAIVGKYVELTESYKSLSEALIHGGIANDCRVNLKYVDSESLERHGLGETFADVDGILVPGGFGERGSEGKTAAIRFARENKIPFFGICLGMQMAVVEFARNVCKLPDAYSAEFREEAKNPVIHIMEEQKEIATKGGTMRLGAYECELTEGSLAQRIYGQKCISERHRHRYEFNNSFRETLSACGLEISGVNPDADLVEIVEISDHPWFLACQFHPEFRSRPMEPHPLFESFVGACLHQTKEA, from the coding sequence ATGAAAACCAAGTTTCTGTTTGTTACCGGAGGGGTCGTCTCTTCTCTGGGTAAAGGGCTGGCCGCAGCATCAATCGGTGCTTTGATGGAAGCTCGTGGATTACGCATTTCCATGCAGAAACTTGACCCGTATATCAATGTTGATCCCGGAACCATGAGTCCGTTTCAGCACGGTGAAGTGTTTGTTACCGACGACGGCGCGGAAACCGACCTGGATTTGGGGCATTACGAACGTTATACTTCGGCGCGACTTTCCCGGAAGTCAAATTTTACCACGGGCCAGGTTTACGATGCCGTCATTCGTAAAGAGCGGCGTGGCGATTATCTCGGCGGTACCGTTCAGGTTATCCCGCACATCACCAATGAAATTAAAAGTAAGATTATCGAAAACGCTCAAGGTGTTGATCTGGCCATTGTTGAAGTGGGTGGAACCGTCGGCGATATCGAATCCTTGCCGTTTCTTGAAGCGATTCGTCAATTTCGGACGGATCTCGGCCATGAGAATGTCCTCTATGTCCACTTGACGCTGGTTCCTTACCTTGCCGCAGCGGGTGAGTTGAAGACCAAGCCCACCCAGCATAGCGTTAAAGAGTTGCGCGAGATCGGTATCCAACCGGATATTTTACTGTGTCGTTGTGATCGTGAGATCCCGCGTGACATGAAAAGCAAGATTGCTTTGTTCTGCAATGTTCGTGAGGACTCGGTCATTACGGCCCGCGATGTCGGCTCCATTTACGAAGTGCCGGTCATTTACCATGAACAGGGGTTGGACGAGCGCGTTGTCGATGGTCTCGGCATTTGGACCAAGGCGCCGGATCTGGCTCCCTGGCAGAATGTGGTGCGACGGGTCAAGGATCCGGCCTCCCAGACGACGATTGCCATTGTCGGCAAATATGTTGAGTTGACGGAAAGCTACAAATCGTTGTCGGAAGCGTTGATTCATGGTGGCATTGCCAACGACTGTCGTGTCAATCTGAAATATGTTGATTCCGAATCGCTCGAACGCCACGGCCTGGGGGAAACCTTTGCCGATGTCGATGGCATTCTGGTCCCCGGAGGGTTTGGTGAGCGCGGCAGTGAAGGCAAGACTGCGGCGATTCGTTTTGCCCGGGAAAATAAAATTCCCTTCTTCGGTATCTGCCTGGGAATGCAGATGGCGGTTGTCGAGTTCGCCCGCAACGTGTGCAAATTGCCCGACGCCTATTCCGCGGAATTTCGCGAAGAGGCAAAAAACCCGGTCATCCATATCATGGAAGAACAAAAAGAGATCGCCACCAAAGGCGGAACGATGCGTCTCGGTGCCTATGAGTGTGAACTGACGGAAGGCAGCCTAGCCCAGCGTATTTATGGTCAGAAATGTATTTCCGAACGCCATCGCCATCGTTACGAGTTTAATAACAGTTTTCGCGAAACCTTAAGCGCATGTGGTTTGGAGATCTCCGGGGTGAATCCCGATGCTGATTTGGTCGAGATCGTTGAGATCTCGGATCATCCCTGGTTTTTGGCCTGCCAGTTTCATCCCGAATTCCGTTCACGGCCCATGGAGCCGCACCCGTTGTTTGAATCATTTGTCGGCGCCTGTCTTCATCAGACAAAGGAAGCATAA
- the kdsB gene encoding 3-deoxy-manno-octulosonate cytidylyltransferase: MRITAIIPARYASSRFPGKPLADILGKPMIQRVYEQTAHAELVDDVLVATDDIRIAEAVQAFGGRACMTSDQHETGTDRLAEVAAQLDAELIVNVQGDEPLIDPRMIDQAIAPLKEDATIDMGTLMVSIKEPQDYLNPNVVKVVTNRQGDALYFSRAPLPWSRDYSETAAQNYDHISAFKHVGLYVYRRDFLLAYPTLTATPLEQMEKLEQLRALENGYRIRVVETDLQSQGVDTPQDLARVCEILSLSGQQTRG, encoded by the coding sequence GTGCGTATTACAGCCATAATCCCGGCCCGTTATGCTTCGTCCCGTTTTCCGGGAAAACCCCTTGCCGATATCCTCGGCAAACCAATGATTCAGCGTGTCTATGAACAAACTGCCCACGCCGAACTGGTGGATGATGTCCTGGTCGCCACGGACGATATCCGAATTGCTGAGGCTGTTCAGGCTTTTGGCGGCCGCGCCTGCATGACTTCGGATCAGCACGAGACCGGTACCGACCGCTTGGCCGAGGTGGCCGCTCAACTCGATGCCGAGTTGATTGTCAATGTTCAGGGGGATGAACCGCTGATTGACCCACGCATGATTGACCAGGCCATTGCCCCCCTTAAAGAGGATGCAACCATCGATATGGGAACGTTAATGGTGTCCATTAAAGAGCCGCAGGACTATCTTAATCCCAATGTCGTTAAAGTGGTCACCAATCGGCAGGGCGATGCCTTATATTTTTCCAGAGCACCGCTCCCCTGGTCGCGTGATTACAGCGAAACCGCCGCTCAGAACTACGATCACATCAGCGCATTCAAACATGTCGGTCTTTATGTGTATCGACGGGATTTTCTGCTCGCTTACCCGACGTTAACAGCGACGCCGCTCGAACAGATGGAAAAGCTGGAACAACTGCGTGCTCTGGAGAATGGTTACCGGATTCGCGTCGTGGAAACGGATCTGCAGTCGCAGGGTGTGGATACACCACAGGACTTGGCTCGGGTCTGTGAAATTCTCTCGTTATCAGGTCAGCAAACCCGTGGGTAA